Genomic window (Roseivirga sp. 4D4):
CACTTCATGCTATTCTCTGATCAGAACATGATCCTAGAAACTGGCGCGCTAGATGAGCCAGAGCAGGTAGATGAAGAAATGCTTCACATGCGTAAGCTATTGAAAACTAACTTGAACGATCTTGATCTTTCTGTTAGAGCTTACAACTGCTTGAAAGCTGCTGATGTTCGTTCTTTGGGCGACTTGGTAAGATTGGAAATTTCAGACATGATGAAATTCAGAAACTTTGGTAAGAAGTCTTTGGCTGAGCTAGAGCAACTTGTTGCTGACAAGAACCTGACTTTCGGAATGGACTTGGCAAAATATAAACTCGAAGAGGAGTAAGAGAAATGAGACACGGGAAGAAATTTAATCACTTAAGTAGAACAGCGCCTCACAGAAAGGCAATGCTGTCTAACATGGCTTCTTCTTTGATTCAGCATAAAAGAATCACCACGACTGTTGCGAAAGCAAAAGCGTTGAGAAAATATGTTGAGCCATTGATCACGAAGGCTAAAGATGATACAACACATTCTAGAAGAGTTGTTTTCTCTTACCTACAAGACAAGGATTCAGTATCTACACTTTTCAACGAAATCGCTGAGAAAGTAGCTGCACGTCCAGGCGGATATACCAGAATTATCAAAACTAACAACAGGTTAGGTGATAATGCTGATATGTGTATCATCGAGTTGGTAGACTACAACGAATTGTTGTTGACTGAAGCAGCGCC
Coding sequences:
- the rplQ gene encoding 50S ribosomal protein L17, with translation MRHGKKFNHLSRTAPHRKAMLSNMASSLIQHKRITTTVAKAKALRKYVEPLITKAKDDTTHSRRVVFSYLQDKDSVSTLFNEIAEKVAARPGGYTRIIKTNNRLGDNADMCIIELVDYNELLLTEAAPKKKSTRRRGGKKKAADTAVEATATEAVVEEAVVEEAVVEEATVEETTPEVEEVVEAEVEETTEAATEEEEAPAAEAGEATEPEASADDSEEEKKDAE